A part of Desulfobacter sp. genomic DNA contains:
- the rbfA gene encoding 30S ribosome-binding factor RbfA, producing the protein MKPYTRADRVSNAIQTAITDLLSRKIQDPRLEMVTVSGVKLSPDLSIATVYVTVFGDDKRKQDALDGFRKSKGYIKKSIAPKLGLKFMPELRFFLDDTFDRAARLDALIDAAPKGEGREDTEDKDGEE; encoded by the coding sequence ATGAAACCCTATACCCGTGCAGACCGAGTCTCAAACGCCATTCAGACGGCCATCACCGACCTGCTGTCCAGGAAAATCCAGGACCCCCGGCTGGAGATGGTCACGGTGTCCGGTGTGAAACTGTCACCGGACCTGAGCATTGCAACGGTCTACGTCACCGTGTTCGGAGACGACAAAAGAAAGCAGGATGCCCTGGACGGATTTAGAAAATCCAAGGGGTATATCAAAAAGAGCATTGCGCCCAAGCTGGGTCTCAAGTTTATGCCTGAACTGCGGTTCTTCCTCGACGACACCTTCGACCGTGCCGCCCGTCTGGATGCCCTGATCGATGCCGCTCCCAAGGGTGAAGGCCGCGAGGACACCGAAGACAAGGACGGGGAAGAATAA
- the nusA gene encoding transcription termination factor NusA, whose protein sequence is MFITDIKRVIDQVSREKGIDAEVLINTLKEAIISAARKKIGPRADIEVHYDEKSGDVEVFHFKEVVEEVEYPDSELTLDEGMEYDPECEIGDSLGIRIDTEEFGRIAAQSAKQVIIQKMREAERNAVYENFIHKKGKIINGIVQRFDRGSIVINLGQAEAVLRPREQMPKENYKRGDRIRAYVLDVLEESKGAQILLSRTHPEFLVELFKTEVPEVAEGIVTIRGAARVPGIRAKVAVSSMDSDVDPVGACVGMKGNRVQNIVQELRGEKIDIVQWSPDIARFVCNALSPAEIARVIIDEDNQSMEVIVNDEYLSIAIGKGGQNVSLACEITGWHLEVTSEEDYSREVKEGYDSLMRLTGVGLPMAEVLFKAGYASLYDVLEAPVEDIAGLMGIHPEDAILVIQEAGQIIEADRLGADAFAEDGGAGELEAGGEMVEGEMPEYEDEAEESADEKDTQDEGPDDADQDEIID, encoded by the coding sequence ATGTTTATCACAGATATAAAAAGGGTAATTGACCAGGTAAGCCGTGAAAAAGGGATTGATGCCGAAGTACTCATCAACACCCTGAAAGAGGCCATCATTTCGGCTGCCAGGAAAAAAATCGGACCCAGGGCGGATATTGAAGTCCATTATGATGAGAAAAGTGGTGATGTTGAAGTCTTCCATTTTAAAGAGGTGGTCGAAGAGGTTGAATACCCGGACAGCGAACTGACCCTTGACGAGGGCATGGAATATGATCCTGAATGTGAAATCGGCGACTCTTTAGGTATCCGCATTGATACCGAGGAATTCGGCCGCATTGCCGCCCAGTCCGCCAAACAGGTGATTATCCAGAAAATGAGAGAAGCCGAGCGCAACGCCGTCTATGAAAATTTCATCCATAAAAAGGGTAAAATCATCAACGGCATTGTCCAGCGTTTCGACCGGGGCAGTATTGTGATCAATCTCGGGCAGGCCGAAGCCGTCCTGCGGCCCCGGGAGCAGATGCCCAAAGAAAATTATAAGCGGGGCGACAGAATCCGCGCCTATGTTCTGGACGTGCTTGAAGAGTCCAAGGGTGCCCAGATTCTATTGTCCAGAACACATCCTGAATTCCTTGTTGAACTATTCAAGACCGAAGTGCCGGAAGTGGCCGAGGGAATCGTGACCATCCGGGGTGCCGCCCGTGTGCCGGGAATCCGGGCCAAGGTGGCGGTATCTTCCATGGATTCCGATGTGGATCCCGTCGGTGCCTGTGTGGGCATGAAGGGAAACCGGGTGCAGAACATCGTCCAGGAACTGAGGGGCGAGAAAATCGATATTGTCCAGTGGAGCCCTGACATTGCGCGCTTTGTCTGCAATGCCCTGTCTCCGGCTGAGATTGCTAGGGTCATCATTGATGAGGACAACCAGTCCATGGAGGTTATTGTCAATGACGAGTACCTGTCCATTGCCATCGGCAAGGGCGGGCAGAACGTGTCTCTGGCCTGCGAAATTACCGGATGGCATCTCGAGGTAACCTCGGAAGAGGATTACAGCCGTGAGGTCAAAGAAGGATATGACAGCCTCATGAGGCTGACCGGCGTCGGCCTGCCCATGGCCGAAGTGCTGTTTAAGGCCGGATATGCGTCACTCTATGATGTTCTGGAGGCTCCGGTTGAGGATATTGCCGGGCTCATGGGCATTCACCCCGAGGACGCGATACTTGTCATCCAGGAAGCCGGGCAGATCATTGAGGCGGACCGCCTCGGTGCAGATGCCTTTGCCGAGGACGGCGGGGCCGGAGAGCTTGAGGCCGGGGGTGAGATGGTTGAAGGCGAGATGCCCGAATACGAAGATGAAGCCGAAGAATCGGCAGACGAAAAAGATACCCAGGATGAGGGTCCTGATGATGCAGATCAGGACGAGATCATTGACTAG
- the rpsO gene encoding 30S ribosomal protein S15, with amino-acid sequence MVLLAENKEEMIEKFKLHESDTGSPEVQVAILTHRISYLTEHLKVHKKDHHSRRGLLILVGRRRSLLDYVKKKDINRYRSLIEKLGLRR; translated from the coding sequence GTGGTATTACTTGCAGAAAACAAAGAGGAGATGATTGAAAAATTCAAGCTCCATGAATCCGACACCGGGTCCCCTGAAGTTCAGGTGGCCATTCTGACCCACAGAATCAGCTATCTGACCGAACACCTCAAGGTCCATAAAAAAGACCATCACTCAAGACGGGGGCTGCTGATTCTCGTCGGCCGGCGTAGAAGCCTGCTGGATTATGTCAAGAAAAAAGACATAAACAGATACCGCTCTTTGATCGAAAAGCTCGGACTCAGAAGGTAA
- the infB gene encoding translation initiation factor IF-2, which translates to MAKVRVYELAKDLNMTNKQLLNKMKELKIQVKSHMSSLEDSAVIEIKNSLFGKKKQQTDVKVKPSVIRRRKAKAVESDVPEAEEIPVEDDEVEADTAEAPLSKETPTETPEAQAPEASTDAPEEPVAEDEKKAEPKPMAKKKTKTKSAEPAKIIRPAKVEEKPEPAPEPVAEPVQEAAPVKEAPAEKPVSAPEAPAVETAKTASADSKEEPAKTAPESEASAEEAVEATPAPETKSDPSQAAEDKAAGKKKKKKSKSTPAKIVRVADPAVLENIRRMRPSEDKKAGGNGRPAAARNGGQSQPAAPGMVMPPEPGADPRKKNWGRDLPPVDGPGAGKKKRRKKKAVVERDDLYRGRGRKKRGKKETRGKKGAFQKTQITTPKAIKRRVKIDDAIELAELAKRMGIKANEMIAKLMGMGVMATVNQTIDYDTASLVAAEFGFEVEKASFEEEALLHVTEEETDDDNMEECPPVVTIMGHVDHGKTSLLDVIRESKITSGEAGGITQHIGAYNVETPNGGRITFLDTPGHAAFTAMRSRGAKVTDIVILVVAADDGVMPQTIEAINHAKAADVPVVVAVNKMDKAGADPDRIMRELSEHDLLAEDWGGSVIFVKVSAKTGEGIDELLEMVLLQAEVLELQANPDRNASGYVVESRLDTGRGSVATVLVKQGTLKDGDPIVCGLHSGRIRAMIDDTGSRIKEAGPSMPVEIVGLTGVPDAGDEFIAVASDKDAKQIAGHRMQKQRAKELAKKSRANLEKMFENLGSAEVKELKLIVKADVQGSIEALNDSLKDLAKEEVDVKIVHSGAGTINESDVALAAVSDAIIIGFNVRPNPQIRKLAKDENVDMRFYDIIYDVINDIKAALDGMMPSTFHEIIIGRAEVRDTFVVPKIGTIAGCAITDGKVIRGKKVRLLRDGVIKCDTELSSLRRFKDDVKEVEQGFECGIGLEKYNDIKVGDAIECYEVEERKYQG; encoded by the coding sequence ATGGCGAAGGTCAGAGTATATGAGTTGGCTAAAGATCTCAACATGACAAATAAACAGCTGCTCAACAAGATGAAGGAATTGAAAATTCAAGTAAAAAGCCATATGAGTTCTCTGGAAGACAGCGCTGTAATTGAGATCAAAAACAGCTTGTTTGGAAAGAAGAAACAGCAGACTGATGTGAAGGTGAAGCCCTCTGTTATCCGCCGCCGGAAAGCAAAAGCGGTTGAGTCCGATGTGCCGGAGGCCGAAGAAATTCCTGTTGAGGATGATGAGGTGGAGGCCGATACCGCCGAGGCACCCCTGTCCAAGGAAACACCGACTGAAACACCCGAGGCCCAGGCCCCAGAAGCGTCTACTGACGCACCGGAAGAGCCTGTGGCTGAAGATGAGAAAAAGGCTGAGCCTAAGCCCATGGCCAAGAAGAAAACGAAAACAAAAAGTGCTGAACCGGCAAAAATCATCCGGCCTGCCAAGGTTGAGGAAAAGCCCGAACCGGCGCCGGAACCGGTCGCTGAACCTGTACAGGAGGCCGCGCCCGTAAAAGAGGCTCCGGCAGAAAAGCCCGTTTCAGCACCTGAGGCACCTGCCGTCGAGACAGCAAAAACCGCTTCGGCCGATTCAAAAGAGGAACCCGCCAAGACGGCGCCTGAGTCAGAAGCATCCGCTGAGGAGGCTGTCGAGGCCACACCTGCTCCCGAAACGAAAAGCGACCCGAGCCAGGCAGCAGAAGATAAGGCTGCAGGCAAAAAGAAAAAGAAAAAGTCCAAATCCACGCCGGCAAAGATTGTCAGGGTGGCGGACCCCGCCGTCCTGGAGAATATCCGGCGGATGCGGCCTTCCGAAGATAAAAAAGCGGGTGGGAATGGCAGACCTGCTGCCGCCAGAAACGGCGGCCAGAGCCAGCCGGCTGCCCCTGGAATGGTAATGCCGCCTGAACCGGGAGCGGATCCCCGCAAAAAGAACTGGGGCCGGGACCTGCCCCCCGTTGATGGTCCGGGCGCCGGCAAAAAGAAACGGCGGAAGAAAAAAGCCGTTGTTGAGCGGGACGATTTGTACAGGGGCCGCGGCCGTAAAAAACGGGGTAAAAAGGAAACCCGGGGTAAAAAGGGTGCCTTCCAGAAGACCCAGATCACCACACCCAAGGCTATCAAGCGCCGTGTCAAAATTGATGATGCCATTGAATTGGCGGAACTGGCCAAGCGGATGGGCATCAAGGCCAACGAGATGATTGCCAAGCTCATGGGCATGGGCGTCATGGCCACCGTAAACCAGACCATTGATTATGACACCGCCTCCCTTGTGGCTGCCGAATTCGGGTTTGAAGTGGAAAAGGCCAGCTTTGAAGAAGAGGCCCTCCTCCATGTCACCGAAGAAGAAACAGATGACGACAATATGGAAGAATGCCCGCCTGTGGTTACCATCATGGGCCATGTCGACCACGGCAAGACTTCTCTGCTGGACGTGATCCGGGAATCCAAGATCACTTCCGGAGAGGCCGGCGGTATTACCCAGCACATCGGTGCCTATAATGTTGAAACCCCCAACGGCGGCCGGATTACATTCCTGGACACCCCGGGCCATGCCGCCTTTACCGCCATGCGGTCCAGGGGCGCCAAGGTCACGGATATCGTTATCCTGGTCGTTGCTGCCGATGACGGGGTGATGCCCCAGACCATTGAGGCCATCAACCATGCCAAAGCCGCAGATGTTCCGGTTGTTGTGGCCGTGAACAAAATGGACAAGGCCGGGGCAGACCCCGACCGGATCATGCGCGAGCTTTCCGAGCATGACCTGCTGGCGGAAGACTGGGGCGGCAGCGTGATCTTTGTGAAGGTCTCCGCCAAAACCGGCGAGGGCATTGACGAGCTGCTGGAAATGGTCCTGCTTCAGGCCGAAGTTCTGGAACTGCAGGCCAACCCGGACAGAAACGCCAGCGGTTACGTGGTTGAATCCCGCCTGGATACCGGCCGGGGCTCAGTGGCCACCGTGCTGGTGAAGCAGGGTACCCTCAAAGACGGGGATCCCATTGTCTGCGGGCTGCATTCCGGACGCATCCGCGCCATGATCGATGACACCGGTTCCCGGATCAAGGAAGCCGGTCCCTCCATGCCCGTGGAAATTGTCGGGCTGACCGGCGTTCCCGATGCCGGTGACGAATTCATTGCCGTTGCTTCGGACAAGGATGCCAAGCAGATCGCCGGCCACCGCATGCAGAAACAGCGGGCCAAGGAACTGGCCAAGAAAAGCCGGGCCAACCTTGAAAAAATGTTCGAGAACCTGGGCTCCGCCGAGGTCAAAGAACTCAAACTTATTGTCAAGGCCGACGTGCAGGGCTCCATTGAGGCCCTTAATGACTCCCTCAAGGATCTGGCCAAGGAAGAGGTGGATGTCAAGATCGTTCATTCCGGCGCCGGCACCATCAATGAGTCCGACGTTGCCCTGGCCGCAGTATCCGATGCCATCATCATCGGCTTCAACGTCCGGCCCAACCCCCAGATCCGGAAGCTGGCCAAGGACGAGAATGTGGATATGCGCTTCTATGATATCATCTACGATGTCATCAATGATATCAAGGCGGCCCTGGACGGCATGATGCCCTCCACCTTCCACGAAATCATCATCGGCCGCGCCGAGGTCCGGGATACCTTTGTGGTACCCAAGATCGGAACCATCGCCGGCTGCGCCATCACCGACGGCAAGGTGATCCGGGGCAAAAAGGTCCGGCTGCTCAGGGACGGCGTCATCAAATGCGATACGGAACTCTCCTCCCTGCGCCGGTTCAAGGACGATGTCAAGGAAGTGGAACAGGGCTTTGAGTGCGGTATCGGCCTTGAAAAGTACAATGACATCAAGGTGGGCGATGCCATTGAATGTTATGAAGTCGAAGAACGGAAATATCAGGGGTAA
- the truB gene encoding tRNA pseudouridine(55) synthase TruB, whose amino-acid sequence MKDGILVVNKPEGLSSAGVVGRLKRILKVKKIGHTGTLDPFATGVLLIAVGKATRISRFFLDGSKAYRARVTLGVETDTYDCTGRETFRADPGDLAGITEAALSRVVAGFSGVQEQVAPAYSALKHEGQPLYKLARQGKPVQKPPRQIEIHRIAMERLETSPQGLPEFNLDVHCSGGTYIRSLAYDIGKQLGCGAHLSALSRTGSSQFTIDQALALDDIKEMDRPEISARIISMSQCLDFMPAIIADEAAAKKIRHGQTLECQGAGLSTDDHIRIIDGQDDLLAIVRADKSGQTFKYCCVFSS is encoded by the coding sequence ATGAAAGACGGCATTCTTGTTGTAAATAAACCCGAAGGATTATCCTCGGCCGGAGTGGTCGGCCGGTTGAAACGGATCCTGAAGGTAAAAAAAATCGGGCATACCGGCACTCTGGATCCCTTTGCCACCGGTGTCCTGCTCATTGCTGTGGGCAAGGCAACCCGGATATCCAGGTTTTTTCTGGACGGCAGCAAGGCCTACCGGGCCCGGGTCACCTTGGGGGTTGAAACCGATACCTACGACTGCACGGGCCGGGAAACATTCCGGGCGGATCCAGGCGACCTGGCCGGTATAACAGAAGCTGCGCTATCCCGGGTGGTGGCAGGATTCTCCGGGGTCCAGGAACAGGTGGCGCCGGCCTATTCAGCCCTCAAGCACGAGGGGCAGCCCTTATACAAGCTGGCCCGCCAGGGCAAACCCGTCCAAAAACCGCCGAGGCAGATTGAAATCCACCGGATTGCCATGGAACGCCTGGAGACTTCTCCCCAGGGACTTCCCGAGTTCAACCTGGATGTGCATTGTTCAGGCGGCACCTATATTCGCAGTCTGGCCTATGATATCGGGAAACAACTGGGATGCGGGGCCCATCTTTCAGCCCTGAGCCGGACAGGGTCCAGCCAGTTCACAATAGACCAGGCCCTGGCCCTGGATGATATTAAGGAAATGGACCGGCCGGAAATATCCGCCAGGATTATTTCCATGTCCCAATGCCTGGATTTCATGCCGGCCATCATTGCCGACGAGGCGGCGGCCAAAAAAATCCGGCACGGCCAGACCCTGGAATGCCAGGGCGCCGGACTTTCAACGGATGACCATATCCGCATCATTGACGGCCAGGATGATCTGCTGGCCATTGTCCGTGCAGATAAATCCGGCCAAACCTTTAAATATTGTTGCGTTTTTAGCAGTTAA
- a CDS encoding ribosome maturation factor RimP, which translates to MGFIRQKELGRIELKVHEVAAPLFAAEKYELVHVECVTSNREKIVRLYMDKPGGVTLDDCVSVSRELGDLIDVHIEEIGSYRLEVSSPGPNRPLNTREDFLRFEGQRIKIELHEPISGQKKFTGILEKTNNDSVVIAVDGKSLEIDGMMITKAMLAGQ; encoded by the coding sequence ATGGGATTTATCAGACAGAAAGAATTGGGCAGGATTGAACTAAAGGTTCATGAGGTGGCAGCACCGCTGTTCGCAGCTGAAAAATATGAGTTGGTCCATGTCGAGTGCGTCACCAGCAACCGGGAGAAGATCGTTCGGCTTTACATGGATAAACCCGGCGGGGTCACCCTGGACGACTGCGTGTCCGTCAGCCGGGAACTGGGGGACCTCATAGACGTACACATCGAAGAGATCGGCAGCTACAGGCTTGAGGTCTCTTCCCCGGGCCCCAACCGCCCCTTGAACACCAGAGAAGATTTTCTGCGGTTTGAAGGACAGCGGATTAAGATTGAACTCCATGAGCCGATCAGCGGCCAGAAAAAGTTCACCGGGATTCTTGAGAAGACTAACAATGATTCTGTTGTAATTGCAGTTGATGGTAAGAGCCTCGAAATTGACGGGATGATGATCACCAAGGCAATGCTCGCAGGTCAGTAA
- the pnp gene encoding polyribonucleotide nucleotidyltransferase — protein MEKIVSAEIGGKELTISTGKIAKQASGSVVVQYGEAVVLVTAVAAKDPKEDISFLPLSVEYQEKIYAAGRIPGNYFRREIGRPSENETLNARLIDRPIRPLFEDDYNFETQVIATVMSTDKLCEPGILAMIGASAALEISDIPFNGPIAGIKVGRVNGEFVANPTPDLMEKSDIDLTVAGSKTGVVMVEGGSDIVSEKDMLDAIFFGHESMQPIIAMQEELKAAVGKEKRPFTPPERDEQLAEKVKAFAWDKIHEKVQIKTKIERQKAISQLKDDVVAQFAEEYPEQVKEIKEVFGKSVKAVSREIVLKEDKRIDGRAFDEVRHIACEAACLPRPHGSALFTRGETQVLSTLTLGSGLDEQRLETLNSNNETRAFMLHYNFPPYSVGEVKRPGGPSRRDIGHGNLAHRAIARVLPDHDKFEYTIRLVGEVMESNGSSSMGTVCSGCLALMDGGVPIKAPVSGIAMGLVKEGDKTVVLSDILGDEDHFGDMDFKVTGTREGITALQMDIKIKELSKEIMETALNQAKGGRIHILDKMLETLSEARAEISPYAPKIVSVQIDKDKIRDIIGPGGKVIRALQAETNTTIEVDDDGIVKIAAENEDDSAKAVAMVKDIAMDPEIGAIYEGPVVKITDFGAFVNIKSGTDGLVHISELADYRVKKVTDVVKEGEVIKVKVLDITRDGKIKLSYKAAKKDEEEQNKK, from the coding sequence ATGGAAAAGATTGTATCAGCCGAAATCGGCGGAAAAGAATTAACCATCAGCACGGGGAAGATCGCCAAGCAGGCATCCGGGTCCGTGGTGGTCCAATACGGAGAGGCGGTTGTCCTTGTGACGGCCGTTGCTGCCAAGGACCCCAAAGAGGATATCAGCTTCCTGCCCCTGTCCGTTGAGTACCAGGAAAAAATTTATGCGGCCGGCAGAATTCCGGGCAACTATTTCAGGCGGGAGATCGGACGCCCCTCTGAAAACGAGACCTTGAATGCACGGCTCATCGACCGCCCCATCCGTCCCCTGTTCGAGGACGATTATAATTTTGAAACCCAGGTCATCGCCACGGTAATGTCTACGGACAAGCTCTGCGAGCCCGGTATCCTGGCCATGATCGGCGCTTCGGCTGCCCTGGAAATTTCAGATATCCCCTTTAACGGCCCCATTGCCGGTATTAAAGTGGGACGGGTCAACGGCGAGTTCGTTGCCAACCCCACCCCGGACCTCATGGAAAAAAGCGACATCGATCTGACCGTTGCCGGTTCAAAAACCGGTGTGGTCATGGTTGAAGGCGGTTCAGACATTGTTTCCGAGAAGGATATGCTGGATGCCATTTTCTTCGGCCATGAATCCATGCAGCCCATCATTGCCATGCAGGAAGAACTCAAGGCCGCTGTGGGCAAAGAAAAACGCCCCTTCACTCCCCCTGAACGGGATGAGCAGCTGGCTGAAAAGGTAAAGGCCTTTGCCTGGGACAAGATCCACGAAAAAGTGCAGATCAAAACCAAGATTGAACGGCAGAAGGCGATTTCCCAGCTCAAAGACGACGTCGTGGCCCAGTTTGCGGAAGAATATCCGGAACAGGTCAAGGAAATCAAAGAGGTTTTCGGCAAGAGCGTCAAAGCCGTATCCAGGGAAATTGTTCTCAAGGAAGACAAGCGCATTGACGGCCGGGCCTTTGACGAAGTCCGTCACATTGCCTGCGAGGCTGCCTGCCTGCCCCGTCCCCACGGCTCCGCCCTGTTCACCCGTGGTGAAACCCAGGTGCTTTCCACCCTTACCCTGGGCTCCGGCCTGGATGAGCAGCGTTTGGAAACCCTGAATTCCAACAACGAAACCCGGGCCTTTATGCTTCATTACAACTTCCCTCCCTATTCGGTGGGAGAAGTCAAACGCCCCGGCGGCCCGTCACGGCGTGACATCGGCCACGGCAACCTGGCCCACAGAGCGATTGCAAGAGTGCTTCCTGACCATGACAAGTTTGAATATACCATCCGCCTTGTGGGCGAGGTCATGGAATCCAACGGCTCCTCCTCCATGGGTACGGTATGCTCCGGCTGCCTGGCCCTCATGGACGGCGGCGTCCCCATCAAGGCGCCGGTATCCGGCATTGCCATGGGTCTGGTCAAGGAAGGGGATAAAACCGTTGTCCTCTCCGATATCCTGGGCGACGAAGACCACTTCGGCGACATGGATTTCAAGGTGACCGGCACCCGGGAGGGCATCACCGCCCTGCAGATGGATATCAAGATCAAAGAGCTGTCCAAAGAAATCATGGAGACCGCTTTGAACCAGGCCAAGGGCGGCCGTATCCACATCCTTGACAAGATGCTGGAAACCCTGTCCGAAGCCCGTGCGGAAATTTCTCCCTATGCACCCAAGATCGTTTCCGTCCAGATCGACAAGGACAAGATCCGTGACATCATCGGCCCCGGCGGCAAGGTGATCCGGGCGCTGCAGGCCGAGACCAACACCACCATCGAGGTGGACGACGACGGCATTGTCAAGATTGCGGCGGAGAACGAAGATGATTCCGCCAAGGCCGTGGCCATGGTCAAGGATATTGCCATGGATCCCGAGATCGGCGCCATCTACGAAGGCCCGGTTGTCAAGATCACCGACTTCGGCGCCTTTGTAAATATCAAATCCGGCACCGACGGGCTGGTCCATATTTCCGAGCTGGCCGACTACCGGGTGAAAAAGGTCACCGATG